One part of the Pannonibacter sp. XCT-53 genome encodes these proteins:
- a CDS encoding HAD-IA family hydrolase: MMPLIRDARAVSFVLFDMDDVLYDFDHEVRIAALERLTGRGRDTFEHAIWHSGWETAAEAGDPATPEAYLAGFAERLGHPIDAGTWTAIRAAMMRPRPAALALASAAAEQADAALLTNNGMLLKAALPVCAPEAVEIFGEKSHVSAEFGARKPDPDVFLRICARYGHDPRRTFFIDDRPENIEGAEAAGLIAHLYETPDGLRRALRALDFEV; this comes from the coding sequence ATGATGCCGCTGATCCGGGACGCCCGCGCCGTTTCCTTCGTCCTGTTCGACATGGACGATGTGCTCTACGACTTCGACCACGAGGTCCGCATCGCGGCGCTGGAACGGTTGACGGGCCGGGGCCGCGACACGTTCGAGCACGCCATCTGGCACTCGGGCTGGGAGACGGCGGCGGAAGCCGGGGACCCGGCAACGCCGGAGGCCTATCTCGCCGGTTTTGCCGAGCGGCTCGGTCATCCGATCGACGCCGGCACCTGGACCGCCATCCGCGCCGCGATGATGCGGCCCCGGCCGGCGGCGCTGGCCCTGGCGAGTGCGGCCGCCGAACAGGCCGACGCCGCGCTCCTGACCAACAACGGCATGCTGCTGAAGGCGGCCCTGCCGGTCTGTGCGCCCGAGGCGGTCGAGATCTTCGGCGAGAAGTCCCACGTCTCGGCGGAGTTCGGTGCGCGCAAGCCCGATCCCGACGTGTTCCTGCGCATCTGCGCCCGCTACGGCCACGATCCGCGCCGGACCTTCTTCATCGACGACCGGCCGGAGAACATCGAAGGCGCCGAGGCCGCAGGCCTCATCGCTCATCTCTACGAGACCCCGGACGGTCTCCGCCGCGCCCTGCGGGCACTCGATTTCGAGGTGTGA
- the tldD gene encoding metalloprotease TldD — protein sequence MSQIHASVPDLLEASGLGLETARRLTADALAGADDGELFVEYRQSEGLVFDNGRLKSASYDTAQGFGLRAVVGEAAGYAHSGEISAAALKRAADAVAAVKSGHAGSYAAAPARTNTRLYADLNPLASPSFEDKVKLLQEIDAYARARDPRVRQVSASIAGSWQVVDILRADGHRVRDIRPMVRLSISVIAASGDRMEAGSFGCGGREGFERFITPETWQAGVDEALRQALVNLEAVPAPAGTFDVVLGPGWPGILLHEAVGHGLEGDFNRKKTSAFAGLMGQRVAAPGVTIVDDGTIADRRGSITVDDEGTPSSRTTLIEDGILVGYMQDRQNARLMGMAPTGNGRRQSYAHIPMPRMTNTVMLGGDKDPAEILASVRNGIFAASFGGGQVDITSGKFVFSCTEAYRIEDGKIGAPVKGAMLIGNGPDALTRVTMIGNDMKLDPGLGTCGKQGQGVPVGVGQPSMRINAMTIGGTAV from the coding sequence ATGAGCCAGATCCACGCCTCCGTCCCTGACCTGCTGGAGGCCTCCGGCCTTGGGCTGGAAACCGCCCGCCGTCTCACGGCCGACGCGCTCGCCGGCGCCGATGACGGCGAGCTTTTCGTCGAGTACCGCCAGTCCGAGGGGCTGGTCTTCGACAACGGCCGGCTGAAGTCCGCCAGTTACGACACCGCCCAGGGGTTCGGCCTGCGCGCCGTGGTTGGCGAAGCGGCCGGCTATGCCCATTCCGGCGAGATTTCGGCCGCGGCCCTGAAGCGGGCCGCCGATGCGGTGGCCGCCGTGAAGTCCGGCCACGCCGGCAGCTACGCCGCGGCCCCGGCCCGCACCAACACCCGCCTCTATGCGGATCTCAATCCGCTGGCGAGCCCGAGCTTCGAGGACAAGGTGAAGCTGCTGCAGGAGATCGACGCCTACGCCCGGGCGCGTGATCCGCGTGTGCGGCAGGTGTCCGCATCGATTGCCGGCTCGTGGCAGGTCGTCGACATCCTGCGTGCCGACGGCCACCGGGTCCGCGACATCCGGCCGATGGTGCGGCTGTCGATCTCCGTGATTGCCGCCTCCGGTGACCGCATGGAGGCCGGATCCTTTGGCTGCGGTGGCCGCGAGGGGTTCGAGCGCTTCATCACCCCCGAGACCTGGCAGGCCGGCGTGGACGAGGCGCTGCGGCAGGCGCTCGTCAACCTCGAGGCCGTGCCGGCCCCCGCCGGCACCTTCGATGTGGTGCTCGGGCCCGGCTGGCCCGGCATCCTGCTGCATGAAGCGGTGGGCCATGGGCTCGAGGGCGACTTCAACCGCAAGAAGACCTCGGCCTTCGCCGGGTTGATGGGCCAGCGCGTTGCCGCTCCCGGCGTCACCATCGTCGATGACGGCACCATTGCCGACCGGCGCGGCTCCATCACCGTCGATGATGAGGGCACCCCGTCCAGCCGCACGACGCTGATCGAGGACGGCATCCTCGTCGGCTACATGCAGGACCGCCAGAATGCCCGGCTGATGGGCATGGCGCCCACCGGCAACGGCCGCCGGCAGTCCTACGCCCACATCCCCATGCCGCGCATGACCAACACGGTGATGCTGGGCGGCGACAAGGACCCGGCGGAGATCCTTGCGTCGGTCAGGAACGGCATCTTCGCCGCGTCCTTCGGCGGCGGGCAGGTGGACATCACCTCCGGCAAGTTCGTCTTCTCCTGCACCGAAGCCTACCGCATCGAGGACGGCAAGATCGGCGCGCCGGTGAAGGGCGCCATGCTGATCGGCAACGGGCCGGATGCCCTGACCCGTGTCACCATGATCGGCAACGACATGAAGCTCGACCCCGGCCTCGGCACCTGCGGCAAGCAGGGCCAGGGCGTTCCGGTGGGGGTCGGCCAGCCGTCGATGCGCATCAACGCCATGACCATCGGCGGCACGGCGGTCTGA
- a CDS encoding DUF2093 domain-containing protein: MNRYETPRVPGEARIRYLDGDYQVEAPGTFVRCVVTGKAIPLDELKYWSVERQEAYVDAEAAYSRFLQFEGKAG, encoded by the coding sequence ATGAACCGCTATGAAACGCCGCGCGTGCCGGGCGAGGCCCGCATCCGTTACCTTGACGGCGACTATCAGGTCGAGGCGCCGGGCACGTTCGTGCGCTGCGTCGTCACGGGCAAGGCCATCCCGCTTGACGAGCTGAAGTACTGGAGCGTCGAGCGGCAGGAAGCCTATGTCGATGCCGAGGCTGCCTACAGCCGCTTCCTGCAGTTCGAGGGCAAGGCCGGCTGA